From the Toxoplasma gondii ME49 chromosome VIIa, whole genome shotgun sequence genome, one window contains:
- a CDS encoding hypothetical protein (encoded by transcript TGME49_202735), whose translation MRVLKNCASFRSVPSRFCGGAKSSFQIQCASASGDKPSGRMCAWTAKSDMQTEGETEKKQRKRFVSGRPRSCAGHRPGRRGAASSSRPSRNSPRTMRAFGASTARGEPGINA comes from the exons atgcgtgtCTTGAAAAACTGTGCGTCATTCCGTAGTGTTCCCAGTCGTTTCTGCGGAGGGGCGAAGAGCAGCTTTCAAATTCAATGCGCATCTGCATCTGGTGACAAGCCGTCAGGAAGAATGTGTGCATGGACCGCAAAGAGCGACATGCAGACCGAGGgtgaaacagaaaagaagcagagaaagcgtTTCGTCTCAGGGCGGCCTCGAAGCTGTGCAGGACACCGGCCTGGAAGACGAGGCGCAGCTAGCAGCAGCAG GCCCTCGAGAAACAGCCCCCGTACCATGAGGGCGTTCGGGGCATCGACGGCTCGAGGAGAACCTGGAATTAACGCGTGA
- a CDS encoding hypothetical protein (encoded by transcript TGME49_202730) → MERQLSLLPPLPLPSSLRVGGRQKTGVFSPLGLQEKTTPIPSPQNADALSQAEVLSRLCSPSSLSASSAFSAVRDASSGRRLTGRGSEGEALAQVRDENALSLNRLAASQPTQTSRKRKSWLLSQLPEENEPSPLAEASKKEHSRPTPLSSIRRPETVQRLSSSNIRSSSRSSSRSFSSSSSSSAPLRVASLHSACGASAGEEKLVLCTPGRPDLVSPSASRSVVGFAAAHACTPSVKPESPLLGLDPFQPVVSVHSGPFSCSRKRFGSPLFVSPSIVRISPVSLKRSRTDDRPRAVPVDFECTLSERRHKAKLASQPEQGSETGGDIPGTRELPQSQAGERDTSSPHTPPSLCFPPLLSPRLSAEQGGGGAPHSEHATLSPHFLSALERRTVQSRATVSAASSLGESPAQRGTPRMRMSTGVCVAASNASGVSASTVCGVSARASLRRLSATLPGSWVPGLSIGDTRYAGRWEEEKSVVASPHPFHAQGRPSLPSLALAGGHAGDGFLSSERDLEGSASAAPAAASSPLLACVPVSPRLEERQETEREETNSRLCETAAPDASPAVVRSVRRASSAWRPHSGAEPAGKGEGRRHFSTQVSPFVLSSGDSGALGGEELQSRSRGEERAGREVGRETGDKGELRGEPGTGKRRRMSIGSLFSLVSSGVRLLSSAAPVLASSVHLSQRDAGEEAQARPEERPEETTGAGSGLTVDGRERGEENACAQLTETEAHADSAEAGQGAKGVEPERTEVACREEGEKENTGGSENEDNRCSGAFSSREARQRESKLGRPRTAKELLKAGGQEVQSPEFSPTSEPALVSPVSQPAPPLADAPCASSSSPAESLRLLPFSAASSASAASCSLSSASSCSLSSSAFLSSLSCPSLPSSSSPALSSSSSSSSSSSSSLSVSTSPLLCSLSPSPSPPSPAVSPFATQLLPPTLPPPLSKSRRRRSSGAALLLLSGNAGSASSLRAGLWKKRARAEGLAACEHAGRVSEGAEGARLAAAQTQASGEGSHGDKENKTGDETSENAAKDTRDGDEQEGSESQGKEEQHGPSFVANLEEGGGRDQEGERERGVYGGGRRTRRRLTEAAFDEEGDDEFLTAAICCFGPALTEEETKQMRERERREEERRRQEEEKEEERRRLALAAEEMKRREEEKKREELKKQEAQKQRQAEEKKRREEEKKREELKKQEAEKQRQAEEKKKLEEEHQQMRRAVTSQGQPPALFSSVPSPPATTVPSASASQSPASLSSSHAPVSLGASVSPPTAPVSAQPDAASGGTSVGVGAQPSDPPRRPRLRIRRTMGANPQENSNAPSLPSQASPATFSFQPPSPVPLLPGQQPSSPFPSSSPSPFPSSAPSPFPSSSPSPFPSSSPSPFPSSAPSPFSQLPGPVASHCAVSGSGAASAESGLEAAGFGSAARFVPGGGGPQAPSAFAFRPGGGFRGRRGGRGRR, encoded by the coding sequence ATGGAGAGGCAGTtgagtcttcttcctccgttgcCTCTTCCGTCGTCTCTTCGTGTCGGCGGCAGGCAGAAAACCGGAGTTTTCTCGCCGTTGGGTTtgcaggagaagacgacgccgATTCCTTCTCCGCAAAATGCAGACGCGCTGTCGCAGGCGGAGgtcctttctcgcctctgctctccttcctcgctgtctgcttcttctgcgttttcagcAGTTCGAGACGCCTCATCTGGGAGACGCCTGACAGGACGCGGAAGCGAGGGCGAAGCTCTGGCGCAAGTGCGAGATGAAAATGCGCTGTCTCTTAACCGCCTCGCGGCCTCTCAGCCAACTCAGACGTCTCGCAAACGAAAGTCCTGGCTGCTCAGTCAACtcccagaagaaaacgaaccgTCTCCGCTCGCAGAGGCTTCGAAGAAAGAACACTCTCGACCGACCCCCCTCTCCTCGATTCGGAGACCTGAGACTGTCCagcgcctctcctcttccaaCATCAGGTCCAGCTCTCGGTCGTCCTctcgctccttctcttcttcctcctcctcgtccgctCCGCTTCGAgtcgcgtctctccattCCGCCTGTGGAGCAAGTGCAGGTGAAGAAAAGCTGGTCTTGTGTACTCCGGGGAGACCGGACttggtgtctccttcggcttCCCGGAGCGTCGTCGGCTTCGcggctgcgcatgcatgcacgccgTCGGTGAAACCGGAGTCGCCGCTTCTGGGGCTCGACCCCTTCCAGCCTgtggtgtctgtacactccgGGCCGTTCTCGTGTTCGCGGAAGCGCTTCGGCTCGCCGCTGTTTGTCTCGCCGTCTATCGTGCGGatttcgcctgtctctctgaagcGCTCTCGGACCGACGACCGACCTCGAGCTGTCCCCGTCGACTTCGAGTGTACACTCAGCGAAAGGCGACACAAAGCGAAGCTCGCCAGCCAGCCAGAGCAGGGCAGCGAGACAGGTGGAGACATTCCGGGGACCCGAGAGCTCCCACAAAGCCAGGCtggcgaaagagacacatcGTCTCCCCACACGCCCCCCTCGCTCTGCTTTCcgcctctcctgtctccgcgactCTCAGCCGAACAGGGAGGAGGCGGTGCACCCCACAGCGAACATGCGACTTTGTCTCCCCACTTTCTCTCGGCACTCGAGAGGAGAACTGTGCAAAGCCGCGcaactgtctccgccgcgtcttctctcggagaGTCGCCTGCTCAACGCGGAACGCCGAGGATGCGCATGTCCACGGGAGTGTGTGTCGCCGCGTCGAACGCGTccggtgtctccgcttcgactgtctgcggcgtctctgctcgcgCGAGTCTCCGCCGTTTGTCGGCGACGCTCCCGGGCTCGTGGGTCCCGGGACTCTCGATTGGAGACACCAGGTACGCCGGAAGAtgggaggaagaaaaaagcgtcGTTGCGTCTCCTCATCCTTTCCACGCGCAGGGACGCCCCTCGCTTCCATCGCTGGCGCTCGCAGGAGGGCATGCTGGCGACGGATTTCTCAGCTCCGAAAGAGACCTGGAGGGATCTGCTTCAGCGGCACctgctgctgcctcttcaccgcttctcgcctgcgtccCAGTTTCTCCTAGActagaagagagacaggagacagaacgagaagagacgaactcGAGACTCTGTGAGACAGCGGCGCCGGATGCTTCGCCAGCGGTCGTACGATCGGTGCggcgcgcctcctctgcgtGGCGACCCCACAGTGGTGCTGAGCCTGCTGGCAAGGGCGAAGGTCGGAGACACTTTTCGAcacaggtgtctccgttcgtcctctcctcaggagacagcggagcgctgggaggagaagaactgcAGTCTCGCAGTCGCGGCGAAGAACGTGCAGGGAGAGAGgtagggagagagacaggggacaAGGGAGAACTGAGAGGAGAGCCTGGTActggaaaaaggagaagaatgTCAATTGGGAGCCTTTTCTCGCTGGTGTCGTCGGGGGTGCGTTTGCTCTCAAGCGCAGCGCCTGTTCTAGCCAGCTCAGTGCATCTGTCTCAgcgagacgcgggagaagaggcacaggCACGGCCAGAGGAACGCCCAGAAGAGACAACTGGAGCCGGCAGCGGCCTAACCGtagacggaagagagaggggggaagaaaacgcatgcgctcaattaacagagacagaggcacaCGCCGACAGCGCCGAAGCTGGGCAAGGCGCGAAGGGCGTGGAaccagagagaacggaggtcgcatgcagagaagaaggagagaaggaaaacacgGGGGGAAGCGAGAATGAAGACAATCGATGCAGCGGTGCCTTCTCGAGTCGCGAGGCGCGCCAAAGAGAAAGCAAACTGGGGCGTCCTCGAACAGCCAAGGAACTGCTGAAGGCAGGAGGTCAGGAAGTGCAGAGTCCTGAGTTCTCTCCGACTTCCGAACCGGCTTtggtgtctcctgtctctcaaCCTGCCCCCCCTCTTGCTGATGCTCCTTGTGCCTCCTCCAGTTCCCCTGCAGAATCGTTGCGTCTCTTGCCTttttctgccgcttcttctgcatcggCTGcatcttgttctctctcttctgcttcgtcctgttctctctcttcatctgcctttctttcatctctctcctgtccctctctcccctcctcttcctctcccgctctctcctcttcttcctcttcttcctcttcttcctcttcctctctgtctgtgtccaCTTCTCCCTTGTTGTGttcgctttctccgtctccttctcctccttctcccgccGTGTCTCCGTTTGCGACTCAGCTACTGCCTCCGACTTTGCCGCCTCCGCTGTCGAAGAGCCGCCGAAGGCGTTCGAGCGGCGCAGCGTTGCTGCTCCTCAGTGGCAACGCAGGctcggcttcgtctctccgtgCAGGCCTTtggaagaagcgagcgcGAGCAGAGGGCCTTGCGGCTTGTGAGCATGCAGGAAGAGTGTCTGAGGGCGCAGAAGGCGCGAGGCTGGCCGCGGCGCAGACTCAGGCCTCTGGAGAGGGCTCACacggagacaaggagaaCAAGACCGGAGACGAGACAAGCGAGAACGCAGCCAAGGACACCCGAGATGGAGACGAACAAGAGGGCTCAGAGTcgcaggggaaggaggaGCAGCATGGACCTTCTTTCGTCGCGAACctcgaagaaggaggagggagagatcaagagggagaacgagagagaggggtGTATGGAGGCGGCAGGAGAACACGGAGGCGTCTGACAGAGGCAGCgttcgacgaagaaggcgacgacgaaTTCCTGACTGCAGCCATTTGCTGCTTCGGGCCAGCGttgacagaagaggaaacgaagcagatgcgcgagcgagaacggcgagaagaagagcgccgtcgacaagaggaggagaaggaggaggagcgaAGGCGCCTCGCGCTGGCCGCggaagagatgaagagacgagaagaagagaagaaaagggaggagttgaagaagcaagaagcacagaagcagcggcaagcggaagagaagaagagacgagaagaagagaagaaaagggaggagttgaagaagcaagaagcagagaagcagcgacaagcggaagagaagaagaagctcgaagaagaacacCAACAGATGCGACGAGCAGTGACGTCTCAAGGCCAGCCGCCtgctctgttctcttccgtGCCTTCCCCTCCAGCAACGACTGTTCCTTCGGCTTCCGCGTCTCAGTCCCccgcctcgctctcgtcctcacacgctcctgtctctttgggggcgtctgtctctccgccgacagcgcctgtctccgctcaACCAGACGCTGCCTCGGGAGGAACTTCCGTGGGGGTTGGCGCCCAGCCTTCAGATCCTCCCCGGCGGCCTCGTCTGCGAATCCGACGAACAATGGGAGCGAATCCTCAAGAAAACTCAAACGCGCCATCCCTTCCTTCTCAGGCCTCGCCCGCGactttctctttccagcCTCCAAGCCCCGTTCCTCTCTTGCCAGGACAacagccttcttctcccttcccctcttcttctccttctcccttcccctcttctgctccttctcccttcccctcttcttctccttctcccttcccctcttcttctccttctccgttcccctcttctgctccttctcccttttcacAGCTGCCTGGTCCGGTTGCGTCGCACTGCGCCGTCTCTGGTTCCGGCGCGGCTTCTGCAGAAAGTGGATTGGAAGCCGCAGGCTTTGGCAGCGCCGCGCGGTTCGTCCCCGGCGGCGGCGGACCTCAGGCCCCCAGTGCCTTTGCCTTCCGGCCGGGTGGCGGCTTTCGCGGTCGCAGAGGCGGGCGCGGCAGGCGCTGA